The following coding sequences lie in one Populus trichocarpa isolate Nisqually-1 chromosome 14, P.trichocarpa_v4.1, whole genome shotgun sequence genomic window:
- the LOC7492787 gene encoding laccase-6, producing the protein MANVVTSFMLWLCLISYAYTTIHAAPEWPRGRSTRFYDFKIQTMTVNKLCNSKQIVTVNNMFPGPVVYAQQGDRLIVKVSNESPYNATIHWHGVRQILSCWFDGPSYITQCPIQPGQTFTYEFTLVGQKGTFFWHAHVSWLRATVYGALVVYPKPGVPYPFKYPYEEHIVILGEYWLQDIVHLERQVVASGGGPPPANAYTINGHPGPNYNCSATDVYKIDVLPGKTYLLRLINAGLNMENFFAIANHKLTIVEADAEYTKPFTTDRVMLGPGQTMIVLVTADQTIGKYSMAMGPYASGQNVAFQNISAIAYFQYVGAMPNSLSLPARLPSFNDNLAVKTVMDGLRGLNTSDVPKEIDTNLFLTIGMNVNKCRSKTPQQNCQGLNNGTMAASMNNISFIKPTVSVLEAYYKGIDGFFTDNFPGAPFRFYDFVNGAPNNAPNDTSSMNGTRVKVLEYGTRVQMILQDTGTVTTENHPIHLHGYSFYVVGYGAGNYNPQTANLNLVDPPYMNTIGVPVGGWAAIRFVADNPGVWFMHCHLDIHQSWGLGTVFIVKNGNGHLETLPHPPADLPRC; encoded by the exons aTGGCCAACGTAGTAACTTCATTTATGCTATGGTTATGCTTGATATCCTATGCTTACACTACTATTCATGCTGCTCCAGAGTGGCCTCGAGGGAGATCGACCAGGTTTTATGATTTCAAG ATTCAAACGATGACAGTCAATAAACTGTGCAATTCTAAGCAAATCGTGACAGTCAACAATATGTTTCCCGGACCAGTTGTTTATGCCCAACAAGGCGATAGATTGATCGTAAAAGTTAGTAACGAGTCACCTTACAACGCCACTATCCACTG GCATGGAGTCAGGCAGATACTATCATGCTGGTTCGACGGACCTTCGTATATCACCCAATGTCCGATTCAACCTGGTCAGACTTTCACATATGAGTTCACATTGGTGGGGCAAAAGGGCACCTTCTTCTGGCATGCTCATGTTTCCTGGCTCAGGGCCACAGTTTACGGTGCCCTGGTCGTATATCCAAAGCCTGGGGTCCCATACCCATTCAAGTACCCATACGAAGAGCATATTGTAATTCTAG GGGAATACTGGCTTCAGGATATTGTACATCTTGAGCGCCAAGTCGTAGCAAGCGGGGGAGGTCCTCCACCAGCAAATGCGTACACCATTAATGGTCATCCTGGCCCTAACTACAATTGCTCTGCTACTG ATGTGTACAAGATCGATGTGCTCCCTGGGAAGACCTACTTGTTAAGGCTGATAAACGCAGGCTTAAACATGGAGAACTTCTTCGCTATTGCTAATCACAAATTAACAATAGTGGAAGCCGATGCTGAATACACAAAACCTTTCACCACAGACCGTGTGATGCTCGGACCAGGCCAGACCATGATCGTCCTAGTTACCGCTGATCAGACAATTGGAAAATACTCCATGGCCATGGGACCTTATGCGTCAGGTCAAAACGTTGCATTCCAGAATATATCTGCAATTGCGTACTTCCAGTACGTGGGAGCAATGCCTAACAGCTTATCTTTACCAGCTAGATTACCCAGCTTTAACGACAATTTGGCTGTTAAGACAGTCATGGATGGCCTAAGAGGCCTAAACACTTCCGATGTTCCAAAAGAGATTGATACTAACCTCTTTCTTACCATTGGGATGAACGTTAACAAGTGTAGGTCCAAGACACCACAGCAGAACTGCCAAGGCCTCAATAATGGGACGATGGCAGCTTCTATGAACAATATCAGTTTCATCAAGCCAACAGTTTCAGTTTTGGAAGCTTATTATAAGGGAATTGACGGGTTTTTCACCGATAACTTTCCCGGGGCACCCTTCAGATTCTATGACTTCGTCAATGGGGCACCGAACAACGCTCCTAACGACACCAGCTCGATGAATGGGACTAGGGTCAAGGTCCTTGAATACGGAACCCGCGTGCAAATGATCTTGCAGGATACTGGGACGGTAACAACTGAGAATCACCCTATTCATCTTCATGGCTATAGCTTCTACGTTGTGGGTTATGGCGCAGGAAACTATAATCCGCAGACAGCAAATCTAAATTTAGTTGATCCACCATACATGAACACAATCGGAGTTCCAGTGGGTGGATGGGCCGCCATTCGATTTGTTGCTGACAATCCTG gtGTTTGGTTTATGCATTGTCACTTGGATATACACCAGTCGTGGGGGTTAGGTACGGTTTTTATAGTGAAGAATGGGAATGGGCACCTCGAGACTCTCCCTCATCCTCCAGCAGATCTGCCCCGCTGCTAG